CGGTCAGCTCCGGAAGCTCGGGCAGCAACAGCGCCGACCGCTCGGACTTCCATCCGCCCAGCAAGCTCTCCAGCATGGCCGGAACGGTCTGCGGGTCGAGGTCGCCGACCAGCACGAGCACCGCTCCGCGCGGCAGCACCGACGCGGCGTGCAGCGCGCGCACCTGCTCCGCGGTCACTTCGGCGACGTCCTCGGCCTGCGGCACTTCCCGGGTGACCGGGTGGTCGCCGTACCGGTGCTTCTGCAGCGCTTCCCGCGCGATCGTGCGCGGCTGCGTACGCGAAACCGCGATGCGCTCGATCAGCCGCTCGCGTTCGCGCGCGACCTCCGCGTCCTGGTACGTCGCGCCGGTGAGCACGTCGCCGAGCACGTCCAGCAGCGTCGGCAAACCGTCGGCGAGGGCGGTGCCGCCGAGGTACAGCCGTTCCGGGTCGACGCCCGCGCTGAGGTCGCCGCCGATCAGCGCGACCTCGGCGTCGATCTCGACGCGGTCGCGGCGCGCGGTGCCCGTGAGCACTGTCTCGGCGAGTACCTCCGCGGTCGCGGCGTGCAGCCGGTCTTCGCCCGCGAACGGGATCCACAGCCGCAGCTCGACCATCGGGACGCTTGCCTTGCGCACCGCGAGCACGCGCAGCCCGTTGGAGAGCGTCGTGTCCACATGGGACAGTTCGGCGGCGGCGCGCTGCTTGCCCAGCGGCGGCAGCGGGCGCGGTCCGGCCGCGGTCCGGCCGATCTCCTCGGCGCTGCGGTGTGCGGCTTTGACCTGTTCTGCCGAGGTCACTGTTCCGTCCCTTCGGTGCTTGCGGGCTTCACGACGAGCACGGCGCGCGAGTCCGGGCGCAGCGCCTTCGCCGCCGCCGACACGGCTTCGCCGGAGATCGCGGACATCCGGTCCGCGAGCCGGTAGACCAGCGACGCGTCGCCGTAGAGCAGTTCGAACGAGCCGAGCGCGAGGGTGCGCGACACCAGCCGGTCGTGCTCCGCGTGCAGGCTCGCCGCCCAGCGCGCGGTGACCTTCTTCA
This sequence is a window from Amycolatopsis benzoatilytica AK 16/65. Protein-coding genes within it:
- a CDS encoding M16 family metallopeptidase, producing the protein MTSAEQVKAAHRSAEEIGRTAAGPRPLPPLGKQRAAAELSHVDTTLSNGLRVLAVRKASVPMVELRLWIPFAGEDRLHAATAEVLAETVLTGTARRDRVEIDAEVALIGGDLSAGVDPERLYLGGTALADGLPTLLDVLGDVLTGATYQDAEVARERERLIERIAVSRTQPRTIAREALQKHRYGDHPVTREVPQAEDVAEVTAEQVRALHAASVLPRGAVLVLVGDLDPQTVPAMLESLLGGWKSERSALLLPELPELTGGNVLLVPRAGAVQSQIRLSAQTVPRTDPRYPALQLANLAFGGYFSSRLVENIREDKGYTYGAHSGFEFTNGTAVVNVDADTANDVTAAAYLETRYELFRLGTVPPSAEEVESVRQYAMGSLVTSTSSQGGLAGQLLALATTGLGIEWLQGHPERLAAVSVDQVAEAAAEFFAPGRFTGVVVGDADLLAPKLAALGVTTNEQER